One Phaseolus vulgaris cultivar G19833 chromosome 11, P. vulgaris v2.0, whole genome shotgun sequence genomic window carries:
- the LOC137821135 gene encoding albumin-1-like → MGYVRVAPLALFLLATSIMFPMKKTEAVVCSGLCSPFEVPPCGSARDCRCIPVGLVVGFCTNPSGLSSVAKTIDEHPNICQTHEECTKKGSGNFCARYPNDYMDYGWCFNSGSEELKGFLAMPRAISK, encoded by the exons ATGGGTTATGTTAGGGTTGCTCCTTTGGCTCTCTTCTTGCTTGCCACTTCCA TAATGTTTCCGATGAAGAAGACAGAGGCAGTAGTATGTTCAGGTCTTTGTTCACCGTTTGAGGTGCCACCATGCGGGTCAGCACGTGACTGTCGTTGTATCCCTGTTGGACTAGTTGTTGGTTTCTGCACTAATCCAAGTGGACTTTCATCTGTGGCAAAGACGATAGATGAACATCCCAACATATGTCAAACTCACGAAGAATGCACGAAGAAAGGAAGTGGCAACTTTTGTGCTCGTTATCCCAATGACTATATGGATTATGGTTGGTGCTTTAACTCTGGTTCTGAAGAACTTAAGGGGTTCTTGGCCATGCCTAGAGCAATCTCCAAGTAA
- the LOC137821174 gene encoding albumin-1-like, which translates to MANVRVAPLALFLLATSIMFPMKKTEAVVCSGVCSPFERPPCGSTRDCRCIPYGLFIGACTYPSGLSSVAKTIDEHPNICQTHEECTKKGSGNFCARYPNDYMDYGWCFNSGSDELKGFLAMPRAISK; encoded by the exons ATGGCCAATGTTAGGGTTGCTCCTTTGGCTCTCTTCTTGCTTGCCACTTCCA TAATGTTTCCGATGAAGAAGACAGAGGCAGTAGTATGTTCAGGTGTTTGTTCGCCGTTTGAGAGGCCACCATGCGGGTCAACACGTGATTGTCGCTGTATCCCTTATGGACTATTTATTGGTGCCTGCACTTATCCAAGTGGACTTTCATCTGTGGCAAAGACGATAGATGAACATCCCAACATATGTCAAACTCATGAAGAATGCACCAAGAAAGGAAGTGGAAACTTTTGTGCTCGTTATCCCAATGACTATATGGATTATGGTTGGTGCTTTAACTCTGGTTCTGATGAACTTAAAGGTTTCTTGGCCATGCCTAGAGCAATCTCCAAGTAA